A genomic region of Sphingobium sp. HWE2-09 contains the following coding sequences:
- the accB gene encoding acetyl-CoA carboxylase biotin carboxyl carrier protein yields MNDRHEKGAMQVDMQLVRDLAALLDDTNLTEIEVEDGDRKIRVARKAAASAAPVYAAPAPVAAAPAAAPAPAAAPAAPAEASLPAGTLVKSPIVGTAYLSAEPGSAPFARIGAQVAAGETILIVEAMKVMNAIAAPVSGTVKAVLVDNGQPVEYDQPLIVIE; encoded by the coding sequence ATGAACGACAGGCATGAAAAGGGCGCAATGCAGGTTGACATGCAACTGGTGCGGGATCTCGCCGCGCTGCTAGACGACACCAACCTGACCGAGATCGAGGTAGAGGACGGCGACCGCAAGATCCGCGTCGCGCGCAAGGCCGCCGCCAGCGCCGCGCCCGTCTATGCCGCGCCTGCCCCGGTCGCCGCTGCGCCTGCCGCTGCCCCCGCACCGGCCGCCGCGCCTGCTGCGCCCGCCGAAGCCTCGCTGCCTGCGGGCACGCTGGTCAAATCGCCGATCGTGGGCACCGCCTATCTGTCGGCCGAACCCGGCTCCGCCCCCTTCGCCCGCATCGGCGCGCAGGTCGCCGCTGGCGAAACGATCCTGATCGTGGAGGCCATGAAGGTCATGAACGCGATCGCCGCGCCCGTCTCCGGCACGGTCAAGGCCGTGCTGGTCGATAACGGCCAGCCGGTCGAATATGACCAGCCGCTGATCGTCATTGAATAA
- a CDS encoding putative bifunctional diguanylate cyclase/phosphodiesterase encodes MGLSPVNGVVGVRILEAQLRSADSVAILRQGMNICGLLFLWQVFSHCCPPALIAGWSVALIVATLVAAGLDRQRRRAGNIGLTRADLRRHALGGLLQGLVWAACMALISGSGQTDELVALWTLVSCIMVCGAISYAATPLSATAYLVPCIAGIFAMFDAGGQLPLQALATSYALSLLAGCLIYARTFARQHSSTAQLAEKSEVVSLLLREFEEGGSDWLWQTDALRRISGVSHRFAETMGMPPGQMEGASLVQMLAGSGWDDGRFAAGLHSLADHLKRRENFSNLVLPVEVRGQWRWWQLSASPRYDENGIFQGFRGVGSDVTAQRESADKIAQLARFDPLTGLPNRSHLREVLDQAMGAAKGRSPGCGFLMIDLDRFKAINDSLGHQVGDQLLSQVARRLRQVCTADEFCGRIGGDEFAVVMPHIRDGAAIPRLASAIIGALSASYQVDHHLLHVGASVGSALSPMDGRESEALIRSADLALYRAKDEGGGIHCAYEPQLHAQAEERRQLEQALREALEKDQLHVLYQPVVDAERGVVLGFEALVRWTHPELGAISPVKFVPVAEEARLIAPIGEWVLRTACMEAVTWPDDIRIAVNVSAEQLTHPSFVAAVVSALGQSGLDARRLELEVTESVFLNEDAGALKILDQLLSLGIQLSLDDFGTGYSSLGYLSRTRFNTIKIDRSFVVGASQNTAESLAIIRAVVTLADSLGMSTTAEGVETEAELQMVRQLGCKKVQGYYFGRPMSPQDAARLFPAPQRVAIG; translated from the coding sequence ATGGGCCTGTCGCCCGTCAACGGCGTGGTGGGCGTGCGCATATTGGAGGCGCAGCTGCGGTCCGCCGACAGCGTCGCCATCCTGCGCCAGGGCATGAATATCTGCGGCCTGCTCTTCCTGTGGCAGGTCTTTTCCCATTGCTGCCCACCCGCGCTGATCGCAGGCTGGAGCGTCGCGTTGATCGTTGCGACCCTGGTGGCGGCCGGGCTGGACCGACAGCGGCGACGGGCCGGGAATATCGGCCTGACCCGGGCCGACCTGCGGCGGCACGCTTTGGGGGGATTGTTGCAGGGGCTGGTCTGGGCCGCCTGCATGGCGCTGATCTCCGGGTCCGGGCAGACCGACGAACTGGTGGCGCTCTGGACCCTGGTGAGTTGCATCATGGTCTGCGGCGCCATCAGCTATGCCGCGACCCCGCTGTCGGCCACCGCCTATCTCGTCCCCTGCATCGCGGGCATTTTCGCGATGTTCGATGCGGGCGGGCAATTGCCGTTGCAGGCGCTGGCGACGAGCTATGCCCTGTCGCTGCTGGCAGGCTGCCTCATCTATGCGCGCACCTTTGCGCGGCAGCATAGCAGCACCGCCCAGCTGGCGGAAAAGAGCGAAGTCGTCAGCCTGTTGCTGCGGGAGTTTGAGGAAGGCGGGTCCGACTGGCTGTGGCAGACAGACGCTTTGCGGCGGATCAGCGGGGTGTCGCACCGCTTTGCCGAAACCATGGGGATGCCGCCGGGCCAGATGGAAGGCGCGTCGCTGGTGCAGATGTTGGCGGGCAGCGGCTGGGACGATGGTCGGTTCGCGGCGGGGCTGCACAGCCTGGCCGATCATTTGAAACGGCGCGAAAATTTCAGCAATCTGGTTCTGCCGGTCGAAGTCCGGGGGCAGTGGCGCTGGTGGCAATTGTCGGCGTCGCCGCGCTATGACGAGAACGGCATTTTCCAAGGGTTCCGCGGGGTCGGATCGGACGTCACGGCGCAACGCGAATCGGCGGACAAGATCGCGCAGCTGGCGCGCTTCGATCCGCTGACCGGCCTGCCCAACCGCAGCCACCTGCGCGAGGTGCTGGACCAGGCGATGGGCGCGGCCAAGGGCCGGTCGCCGGGCTGCGGTTTCCTGATGATCGACCTCGACCGGTTCAAGGCGATCAACGATAGTCTGGGCCATCAGGTCGGCGACCAGTTGCTGAGCCAGGTAGCCCGGCGATTGCGGCAGGTGTGCACGGCGGACGAGTTTTGCGGTCGGATCGGCGGCGACGAATTTGCCGTGGTCATGCCGCATATTCGCGACGGCGCGGCCATTCCGCGTCTGGCGTCCGCCATCATCGGCGCGCTGTCGGCGTCCTACCAAGTCGATCACCATCTCCTGCATGTCGGCGCGTCGGTCGGGTCGGCGCTGTCCCCGATGGACGGGCGCGAATCCGAGGCCTTGATCCGCAGCGCCGACCTTGCCCTCTATCGCGCCAAGGACGAGGGCGGCGGCATCCATTGCGCCTATGAGCCGCAGCTTCATGCGCAGGCGGAAGAGCGGCGGCAGCTGGAACAGGCGCTGCGCGAAGCCCTGGAAAAGGATCAGTTGCACGTTCTCTATCAACCGGTGGTCGATGCCGAGCGGGGCGTGGTGCTGGGGTTCGAGGCGCTGGTGCGCTGGACCCATCCGGAACTGGGCGCGATTTCCCCGGTCAAGTTCGTGCCGGTGGCGGAAGAGGCGCGCCTGATCGCGCCGATCGGCGAATGGGTGTTGCGCACCGCCTGCATGGAGGCGGTGACATGGCCGGACGATATCCGGATCGCGGTCAATGTATCGGCCGAACAATTGACCCATCCCAGCTTCGTGGCGGCGGTCGTGTCGGCGCTGGGGCAAAGCGGGCTTGATGCCCGGCGGCTGGAGCTGGAGGTCACCGAAAGCGTGTTCCTGAACGAGGATGCGGGTGCGCTCAAGATATTGGACCAGTTGCTGAGCCTGGGCATCCAATTGTCGCTCGATGACTTCGGCACCGGCTATAGTTCGTTGGGCTATCTCAGCCGCACGCGGTTCAACACGATCAAGATCGACCGCAGCTTCGTCGTTGGCGCTTCGCAAAATACCGCCGAGAGCCTGGCGATCATCCGGGCGGTGGTAACGTTGGCCGACAGCCTGGGCATGAGTACGACGGCCGAAGGCGTGGAGACGGAGGCCGAATTGCAGATGGTCCGGCAACTGGGCTGCAAGAAGGTGCAGGGCTATTATTTCGGACGGCCGATGTCGCCGCAGGATGCCGCGCGCCTGTTTCCAGCGCCGCAGCGGGTGGCGATCGGTTAA
- a CDS encoding fused MFS/spermidine synthase yields MIGTRARFVLTICAGSFLLFLVQPMIARMALPRLGGAPSVWNSAMLVYQALLLGGYAYAHMLGRLPARRQALVHMGLFLLAAIFLPIGLMGWQPPSDMQPALWVLWLLGASIGPLFFVVAAQAPLLQRWYALADGGDPYPLYAASNLGSFAGLLAYPLLVEPLLTLKAQSILWSLCYGALFFLVYASARRLPPGSPGEVAADASDTPSPDGRRMLHWLVLAAVPSGLMLATSLYLTTDIVAMPLLWVLPLGLYLLSFSVAFAARRGGADLWIMIAPLVLLIGACIAFTGGTQFPILIALGILAVLFVVATALHGHLYDLRPDPAHLTRFYLLMAVGGMVGGLFCALIAPLIFDWTYEYPILLVAAMLLLPAREATLSLPRRLWADRGRRVWLASLFLLLGLALSMVGGGLLPPGPVTPIVKTICFVAIIAMAILSLGHRWLIAGMLVYLMLCLSGWEKLAQSTSGMLTRSYFGVYGVTNRGMSERILFHGTTLHGVQNLTPGRESDPTSYYAPGSGVGLALRHAPTLFGPHARIDVVGLGAGTLACYRRPGQTWRFYEIDPAMAAIARNPAYFSFLARCQPRADIVIGDARMTLARQAAGGADLLVIDAFSSDSIPMHLLTREALAIYGGHLTRDGLLLIHISNRYLDLRPVVAADAAAEGWHARLRHYRPDRQDDDRHYAASLWVALSRDPSRLDQLAHLDGPGTWQLIKPQPGVSGWTDDHASILPILKMRP; encoded by the coding sequence ATGATCGGCACCCGCGCGCGCTTCGTCCTTACGATCTGCGCGGGGTCTTTCCTGCTCTTCCTGGTTCAGCCGATGATCGCCCGTATGGCGCTCCCGCGCCTCGGCGGAGCGCCGTCGGTGTGGAACTCGGCGATGCTGGTCTATCAGGCGCTGCTACTGGGCGGCTATGCCTATGCCCATATGCTCGGCCGCCTGCCCGCGCGGCGGCAGGCGCTGGTGCATATGGGCCTGTTCCTGCTCGCCGCCATCTTCCTGCCGATCGGCCTGATGGGCTGGCAGCCGCCATCCGATATGCAACCGGCCCTATGGGTGCTGTGGCTGCTCGGCGCATCCATCGGCCCGCTCTTCTTCGTCGTCGCCGCGCAGGCGCCGCTGCTGCAACGCTGGTATGCGCTGGCGGACGGGGGCGACCCCTATCCGCTCTATGCCGCGTCGAACCTGGGCAGTTTCGCCGGGCTGCTCGCCTATCCCCTGCTGGTGGAGCCGCTGCTGACGCTCAAAGCGCAAAGCATCCTCTGGTCGCTCTGCTACGGCGCGTTGTTCTTCCTGGTCTATGCCAGCGCCCGTCGCCTGCCCCCCGGCAGCCCGGGCGAGGTCGCCGCCGACGCGAGCGATACGCCCAGCCCGGATGGACGCAGAATGCTGCACTGGCTGGTGCTGGCCGCCGTGCCGTCTGGCCTGATGCTCGCGACCAGCCTGTACCTCACCACTGATATCGTCGCGATGCCCCTGTTGTGGGTGCTGCCGCTTGGCCTCTATCTGCTCAGCTTTTCCGTGGCCTTCGCCGCGCGGCGTGGTGGGGCGGACCTGTGGATCATGATCGCGCCGCTGGTGCTGCTGATCGGCGCATGCATCGCCTTTACCGGCGGGACGCAATTTCCGATCCTGATCGCTTTGGGCATCCTGGCGGTGCTGTTCGTCGTTGCGACCGCGCTCCATGGTCATCTCTACGACCTGCGTCCGGACCCTGCGCATCTGACCCGCTTCTATCTGCTGATGGCCGTCGGCGGCATGGTGGGCGGCCTGTTCTGCGCCCTGATCGCGCCGCTGATCTTCGACTGGACCTATGAATATCCGATCCTGCTCGTCGCCGCGATGCTGCTCCTGCCAGCGCGCGAAGCGACGCTGAGCCTGCCGCGACGCTTGTGGGCGGACCGCGGCCGCCGGGTCTGGCTCGCGTCGCTGTTCCTGCTGCTCGGCCTGGCTTTGTCCATGGTGGGCGGCGGGCTGCTGCCGCCCGGCCCCGTCACGCCGATCGTCAAGACGATCTGCTTCGTCGCCATCATCGCCATGGCGATCCTGTCGCTCGGCCATCGCTGGCTGATCGCGGGGATGCTGGTCTATCTGATGCTGTGCCTGAGCGGTTGGGAAAAGCTGGCCCAATCGACCAGCGGGATGCTGACCCGCAGCTATTTCGGCGTCTATGGCGTGACGAACCGGGGCATGAGCGAGCGCATCCTGTTCCACGGCACCACCCTACATGGCGTCCAGAATCTGACGCCCGGCCGGGAAAGCGATCCGACCAGCTATTATGCGCCCGGCTCCGGCGTCGGGCTGGCGCTGCGCCATGCGCCGACGCTGTTCGGCCCCCACGCGCGGATCGACGTGGTGGGGCTGGGCGCGGGCACGCTCGCTTGCTATCGCCGCCCCGGCCAGACCTGGCGCTTTTACGAGATCGACCCGGCGATGGCGGCGATCGCCCGCAATCCTGCCTATTTCTCCTTCCTGGCGCGTTGCCAGCCGCGCGCCGACATCGTCATCGGCGACGCGCGCATGACATTGGCGCGGCAGGCGGCGGGCGGCGCGGACCTGCTGGTGATCGACGCCTTTTCGTCCGATTCCATCCCCATGCATCTGCTGACGCGCGAGGCGCTGGCGATATACGGCGGCCACCTGACGCGCGACGGACTGCTCCTCATCCATATCTCCAACCGCTATCTCGACCTGCGACCGGTCGTGGCTGCCGACGCCGCCGCTGAAGGCTGGCACGCGCGGCTGCGCCATTACAGGCCGGACAGGCAGGATGACGATCGCCATTATGCCGCGTCCCTATGGGTGGCCCTGTCGCGCGACCCGTCTCGCCTCGACCAGCTGGCGCATCTGGACGGCCCCGGGACGTGGCAGCTGATCAAGCCGCAACCGGGCGTGTCCGGCTGGACCGACGACCATGCCAGCATCCTCCCGATCCTGAAAATGAGACCATAA
- the accC gene encoding acetyl-CoA carboxylase biotin carboxylase subunit, with amino-acid sequence MAIEKLLIANRGEIALRIHRACHEMGIKTVAVHSTADADAMHVRLADEAICIGPPAAKDSYLNVAAIISAAEISGADAIHPGYGFLSENAKFAEIVEAHGIAFVGPKPEHIRTMGDKIEAKRTAGALGLPLVPGSDGAISDLEEAKAIAEKAGYPVIIKAASGGGGRGMKVCTSPDELETLMQQAGSEAKAAFGDATVYLEKYLGNPRHIEIQVFGDGKGNAIHLGERDCSLQRRHQKVLEEAPSPVLSQAERERIGGVCAKAMADMGYRGAGTIEFLWENGEFYFIEMNTRLQVEHPVTEMITGLDLVREQIRVAEGKPLSVAQEDIRFTGHAIECRINAEDPKTFAPSPGTVTSYHVPGGMHVRVDSGLYQGYKVPPYYDSMIGKLIVYGRTREGAIMRLRRALEEYVIEGMKTTIPLHQALLHDPDFLDGNYTIKWLEEWLARDGDA; translated from the coding sequence ATGGCCATCGAAAAGCTGCTGATCGCCAACCGGGGCGAAATCGCGCTCCGCATCCATCGCGCCTGCCATGAAATGGGCATCAAGACGGTGGCGGTCCATTCGACCGCCGACGCCGACGCCATGCATGTGCGGCTGGCCGACGAAGCGATCTGCATCGGGCCGCCCGCGGCCAAGGACAGCTATCTGAACGTCGCGGCAATCATCTCCGCCGCCGAAATCTCCGGCGCGGATGCGATCCATCCGGGCTATGGCTTCCTGTCGGAAAACGCCAAGTTCGCCGAAATCGTCGAAGCGCACGGCATCGCCTTCGTCGGGCCGAAGCCCGAACATATCCGCACCATGGGCGACAAGATCGAAGCCAAGCGCACCGCAGGCGCGCTCGGCCTACCGCTCGTCCCCGGCTCCGACGGCGCAATCAGCGATCTTGAGGAAGCCAAGGCGATCGCGGAAAAGGCCGGCTATCCGGTCATCATCAAGGCCGCATCCGGCGGCGGTGGTCGCGGCATGAAGGTCTGCACGTCGCCCGACGAGCTGGAAACGCTGATGCAGCAGGCCGGGTCGGAAGCGAAGGCCGCCTTCGGCGACGCCACCGTCTATCTCGAAAAATATCTCGGCAACCCGCGCCACATCGAAATCCAGGTCTTCGGCGACGGCAAGGGCAATGCCATCCATCTGGGCGAGCGCGACTGCTCGCTCCAGCGCCGCCACCAGAAGGTGCTGGAAGAAGCCCCCTCCCCGGTCCTGAGCCAGGCCGAACGCGAACGCATCGGCGGCGTCTGTGCCAAGGCGATGGCCGACATGGGCTATCGCGGCGCGGGCACGATCGAATTCCTGTGGGAAAATGGCGAATTCTACTTCATCGAAATGAACACCCGGTTGCAGGTCGAACATCCGGTGACGGAGATGATCACCGGCCTCGACCTGGTGCGCGAACAGATTCGCGTGGCGGAAGGCAAACCGCTGTCGGTGGCGCAGGAAGACATCCGCTTCACCGGCCATGCGATCGAATGCCGCATCAACGCCGAAGATCCCAAGACCTTCGCGCCCTCGCCGGGCACCGTGACCAGCTATCATGTGCCGGGCGGCATGCATGTCCGCGTCGATAGCGGCCTGTATCAGGGCTATAAGGTGCCGCCCTATTACGACTCCATGATCGGCAAGCTGATCGTCTATGGCCGCACCCGCGAAGGCGCGATCATGCGCCTGCGCCGCGCGCTGGAAGAATATGTGATCGAAGGGATGAAGACCACGATCCCCTTGCATCAGGCGCTGCTGCACGATCCCGATTTCCTGGACGGCAATTATACGATCAAGTGGCTGGAGGAGTGGTTGGCGCGGGACGGCGACGCGTGA
- the hemB gene encoding porphobilinogen synthase, whose amino-acid sequence MTYAPYPALRLRRTRASAWSRAMHAENRLSPSDFIWPLFVTEGHQVEEPIAALPGVSRWSVDLMVERAKDARDAGIPCLALFPNTQLDRRSDDGAEALNPDNLMCRAIRAIKDAVPDIGILTDVALDPYTAHGQDGLLDDSGYVLNNSTIDILIGQSLNQAAAGADIIAPSDMMDGRVGAIRGALEQGGHPNVQIMAYAAKYASAFYGPFRDAVGSRGLLKGDKKNYQMDPANGEEALREVALDLAEGADSVMVKPGLPYLDIVARVRDRFAVPVFAYQVSGEYAMIEHAAAAGSGDRDALILETLMAFKRAGCSGVLTYHALHAARLLGA is encoded by the coding sequence ATGACCTATGCCCCCTATCCGGCGCTGCGCCTGCGCCGCACCCGCGCGTCCGCCTGGAGCCGTGCGATGCACGCGGAAAACCGCCTGTCGCCCAGCGACTTCATCTGGCCCCTTTTCGTCACCGAAGGCCACCAAGTGGAGGAACCCATCGCCGCCCTGCCCGGCGTATCGCGCTGGTCGGTGGACCTGATGGTGGAACGGGCGAAGGACGCGCGCGACGCGGGCATTCCCTGCCTCGCTCTCTTCCCCAACACGCAACTCGATCGCCGCAGCGACGATGGCGCCGAAGCGCTCAATCCCGACAATCTCATGTGCCGGGCGATCCGCGCGATCAAGGATGCGGTGCCGGACATCGGCATCCTCACCGACGTGGCGCTCGACCCCTATACCGCCCACGGGCAGGACGGACTGCTGGACGATAGCGGCTATGTGCTGAACAATTCGACCATCGACATATTGATCGGCCAGTCGCTTAACCAGGCCGCGGCGGGCGCGGACATCATCGCGCCCAGCGACATGATGGACGGCCGGGTCGGCGCGATCCGGGGCGCGCTGGAACAAGGCGGCCACCCCAATGTCCAGATCATGGCCTATGCCGCCAAATATGCCAGCGCCTTCTACGGCCCGTTCCGCGACGCGGTGGGATCGCGCGGACTGCTGAAGGGCGACAAGAAAAATTACCAGATGGACCCCGCCAATGGCGAGGAAGCCCTGCGCGAGGTCGCACTGGACTTGGCCGAAGGTGCCGACAGCGTGATGGTGAAGCCGGGCCTGCCCTATCTGGACATCGTCGCGCGCGTGCGCGACCGCTTCGCCGTGCCGGTGTTCGCCTATCAGGTGTCAGGCGAATATGCGATGATCGAACATGCCGCAGCTGCCGGATCGGGCGATCGCGACGCGCTGATCCTGGAAACGCTGATGGCGTTCAAGCGGGCCGGATGCAGCGGCGTTCTCACCTATCACGCGCTCCACGCCGCCAGGCTGCTGGGCGCCTAA
- a CDS encoding regulatory protein RecX, whose amino-acid sequence MKARHDRQTPPPPLDDAALRDMALRYVARFATSRGKLLSYLQRKIKERGWGGEQPADPEGLADRFVDLGYIDDASYAVMKSGALARRGFGARRIEQDLRAAGIAEADREQADAQIASEAWAAAERFARRKRVGPYATGTLDPKQREKAIAAFLRAGHDYAMARRWVDAPPGEPMAAEDE is encoded by the coding sequence ATGAAGGCGCGGCATGACCGGCAAACGCCTCCCCCACCGCTCGATGACGCCGCGCTGCGCGACATGGCGCTGCGCTACGTCGCGCGCTTCGCGACCAGCCGGGGCAAGCTGCTCAGCTATTTGCAGCGCAAGATTAAGGAGCGCGGCTGGGGCGGCGAACAGCCCGCCGATCCGGAAGGGCTGGCCGACCGTTTCGTCGATCTGGGCTATATCGACGACGCCAGCTATGCCGTGATGAAGAGCGGCGCGCTGGCGCGGCGCGGCTTTGGCGCACGACGGATCGAACAGGATCTGCGCGCCGCCGGAATCGCCGAAGCGGACAGGGAACAGGCCGACGCGCAGATCGCGTCGGAAGCCTGGGCGGCAGCGGAGCGCTTCGCCCGGCGCAAACGGGTCGGCCCCTATGCGACCGGCACGCTGGACCCCAAGCAGCGGGAAAAGGCGATCGCGGCGTTCCTGCGGGCGGGCCATGATTATGCCATGGCGCGACGCTGGGTGGATGCGCCGCCGGGTGAGCCGATGGCGGCGGAGGACGAATAG
- a CDS encoding fatty acyl-AMP ligase, with protein sequence MMAPTPTTDDLPRRFSDFETLGDALDYAAQGKRGLNFHDARGNLARPYPFAELRADAVACAHRLIAHGVKPADRVALVAETGADFAMLFFGIVYAGAWPVPLPLPTSFGGKDSYIDQLNVQLTSCDPMLFLFPKELAEMAGESGRQKSVESIAFEDFIAREATPVDLPQARTDEIAYLQYSSGSTRFPHGVAVTHHALLSNLSAHSHGMQVQDSDRCISWLPWYHDMGLVGCFLSVVANQVSTDYMKTEDFARRPLAWLDLISRNEGTSISYSPTFGYDICARRMSSQTKAQDRFDLSRWRLAGNGADMIRPDVMQSFVDAFADAGFSPKAFLPSYGLAEATLAVTIMPPGEGIIVELVEETDLSGGDATEGRPQRFRSIVNCGKPAKDMVVEIRDEDGGLMNERQIGKVWTTGPSLMVGYFRDQAATDACMADGWLDTGDMGYLSDGYLYIVGRAKDMIIINGKNHWPQDIEWAVEQLPGFKQGDIAAFAITTPGGEEAPAVLVHCRTSDNEERSRLRDQIRERVRAITGMNCVVELVPPRTLPRTSSGKLSRSKARNLYLTGEIRPYDIAA encoded by the coding sequence ATGATGGCACCGACGCCGACCACTGATGACCTGCCGCGCCGCTTCTCGGACTTCGAGACGCTGGGCGACGCGCTGGACTATGCGGCGCAGGGCAAACGCGGCCTGAATTTCCACGACGCCCGCGGCAATCTGGCGCGGCCCTATCCTTTCGCCGAACTGCGCGCCGATGCCGTAGCCTGCGCCCATCGCCTGATCGCCCATGGCGTGAAGCCTGCCGATCGTGTCGCCCTGGTCGCCGAAACCGGCGCGGATTTCGCGATGCTGTTCTTCGGCATCGTCTATGCCGGCGCCTGGCCGGTGCCGCTGCCGCTGCCGACCAGCTTCGGCGGCAAGGACAGCTATATCGACCAGTTGAATGTCCAGCTGACCAGCTGCGACCCGATGCTGTTCCTCTTCCCCAAGGAACTGGCGGAGATGGCGGGCGAGTCCGGTCGCCAGAAATCGGTCGAAAGCATCGCGTTCGAAGATTTCATCGCCCGCGAAGCGACCCCCGTAGACCTGCCGCAGGCGCGCACCGACGAAATCGCCTATCTGCAATATAGCAGCGGTTCGACCCGCTTCCCCCATGGCGTGGCGGTCACGCATCACGCGCTGCTGTCCAACCTGTCGGCGCATAGCCATGGGATGCAGGTGCAGGACAGCGATCGCTGCATCAGCTGGCTGCCCTGGTATCATGACATGGGCCTGGTCGGCTGCTTCCTGTCGGTCGTCGCCAACCAGGTGTCTACGGATTACATGAAGACGGAGGATTTCGCCCGCCGTCCGCTGGCCTGGCTGGATCTGATCAGCCGCAATGAAGGTACATCGATCAGCTATTCGCCAACCTTCGGCTATGACATCTGCGCGCGTCGCATGTCGAGCCAGACCAAGGCGCAGGACCGGTTCGACCTGTCGCGCTGGCGGCTGGCCGGTAACGGCGCGGACATGATCCGCCCGGATGTGATGCAGAGTTTCGTGGACGCCTTTGCCGATGCTGGGTTCAGCCCCAAGGCGTTCCTGCCCAGCTACGGCCTGGCCGAAGCGACGCTGGCCGTCACCATCATGCCGCCGGGCGAAGGCATCATCGTGGAACTGGTCGAGGAAACCGACCTGTCGGGCGGCGACGCAACCGAGGGGCGTCCGCAGCGGTTCCGCTCGATCGTCAATTGCGGCAAGCCTGCCAAGGACATGGTCGTGGAAATCCGTGACGAGGATGGCGGCCTGATGAATGAGCGCCAGATCGGCAAGGTGTGGACGACCGGGCCGAGCCTGATGGTCGGCTATTTCCGCGATCAGGCCGCGACCGACGCCTGCATGGCGGACGGCTGGCTCGACACGGGCGACATGGGGTATCTGAGCGACGGCTATCTCTACATCGTCGGCCGCGCCAAGGACATGATCATCATCAACGGCAAGAATCACTGGCCGCAGGATATCGAATGGGCCGTCGAGCAGCTGCCCGGTTTCAAGCAGGGCGACATCGCCGCCTTCGCCATCACCACGCCGGGCGGGGAGGAAGCGCCCGCCGTGCTGGTCCATTGCCGCACGTCCGACAATGAGGAGCGTTCGCGCCTGCGCGACCAGATTCGCGAGCGGGTGCGGGCCATCACCGGCATGAACTGCGTCGTGGAACTGGTGCCGCCGCGCACCCTGCCGCGCACCTCTTCGGGCAAGCTCAGCCGGTCGAAGGCGCGCAACCTGTATCTGACCGGTGAAATCCGCCCCTACGACATCGCGGCCTGA
- the aroQ gene encoding type II 3-dehydroquinate dehydratase, with protein sequence MADMRKIYVLNGPNLNMLGTREPEIYGYDTLDDIAERMDDAATRAHVEIDFRQSNHEGHLIDWLQEAHAEGAHAVLLNPGGLTHTSVALHDAIKGITVPVIEIHLSNPHKREAFRHKSYVGMAAKGTIAGFGPMSYMLALEAALEL encoded by the coding sequence ATGGCCGACATGCGCAAAATATATGTGCTCAACGGACCCAATCTGAACATGCTGGGCACGCGCGAGCCGGAAATCTACGGCTATGACACGCTGGACGACATAGCCGAGCGGATGGACGACGCGGCCACCCGCGCCCATGTCGAAATCGATTTTCGCCAGTCCAATCATGAAGGCCATCTGATCGACTGGCTGCAGGAAGCCCATGCGGAGGGCGCCCATGCCGTCCTCCTCAATCCCGGCGGCCTCACCCACACCTCGGTCGCGCTGCATGACGCGATCAAGGGCATCACCGTGCCGGTGATCGAAATCCACCTGTCCAATCCGCATAAACGCGAAGCATTCCGCCATAAAAGCTATGTCGGCATGGCGGCCAAGGGGACGATCGCGGGCTTTGGCCCGATGTCCTACATGCTGGCGCTCGAAGCCGCGCTGGAACTTTAA
- a CDS encoding arsenate reductase family protein yields MKATIWHNPKCGTSRKTLAILEGTPGVDVEVIEYLKTPYSRDKLAQIIADAGLTPADAIRTMGTDAEDRGLPAMDADTILDEMTANPAYVNRPFVETEKGVRFCRPQDKVLEIL; encoded by the coding sequence GTGAAGGCGACCATCTGGCACAACCCCAAATGCGGCACGTCGCGCAAGACGCTGGCGATCCTGGAAGGAACGCCGGGCGTCGATGTCGAGGTGATCGAATATCTCAAGACGCCCTATAGCCGCGACAAGCTGGCGCAGATCATCGCCGACGCCGGGCTGACCCCGGCGGACGCGATCCGCACCATGGGCACCGACGCGGAAGACCGTGGCTTGCCCGCCATGGATGCCGACACGATCCTGGACGAAATGACGGCCAATCCCGCTTATGTGAACCGCCCCTTCGTCGAGACGGAAAAGGGTGTCCGCTTCTGCCGACCGCAGGACAAGGTGCTGGAAATCCTTTAG